A window from Culex pipiens pallens isolate TS chromosome 3, TS_CPP_V2, whole genome shotgun sequence encodes these proteins:
- the LOC120428641 gene encoding uncharacterized protein LOC120428641: protein MRQRFRALLGMPGQQLMALALVALMAVGEVRAQEATTSLKPQVLNDGSFKFAAKTSFSCSGRAAGYYADVETGCQIYHMCDGLGRQFSYACPNTTLFQQRMLICDHWYMVNCSKAESNYAANLLIGQRDKPFVPEDENEVRTPRPDLLDSPYSATFAGEPIMYNFIKTNTPAPQNTISNGRGGGSSSFTSSRKNHPHAKAPPTASKGSPPKTTPTLATLPPPPPQAPQAPEIFEESASNHGLPIHWSTRYAKEDEDEGQKTVSPASTSIPLNAEEEELQSNKINGRREVVVGGTEQGETRDESRNTPVRFENRTVKVPSIRYEPPYTPEEISKKEVAAGGSKESLGAGFKPFESILNFNKKGNRKDYDFSNFFTRNESIRNTVPTTTSTVATSTTARAVTTTTTTSRPTSRITTTTRQQFVSSGEVKQPVLFDLQPPKANPAQFAPRTGSAFRPVMTTTTTAAPRIVTTTTTTTAKPRTLSDPRESNRPPTAILFNAPAATSGLFENRFAIQRPPVAAQANVPVPSTEILPPFPNVANYDKIKTRYVSQPVFTRQPITNEPSAGPITSGIDKLQEVPLIQVRKDTIPRPFSVPAPANDLLPPKKDYTYYDDSTTKGPPIYYQWKWSIPSFGLEPPLDAPLTDEEKLLTQLNPAESADSTREHNQTARSISSETGNLGENNPEPSTINKRKIAAAVPTHNYLELRRKLAIPDFTFPLEAEPSDRRTVFEHDGAVNSFQIKIPAYARSDDDSTAWYGENAKCPECHPAFLRPNSCEPCVKIRR, encoded by the exons AAACCGCAGGTGCTGAACGATGGCTCGTTCAAGTTCGCTGCCAAGACGAGCTTCTCCTGCAGTGGCCGGGCCGCCGGCTACTACGCCGATGTGGAAACTGGCTGCCAG ATTTACCACATGTGCGATGGCCTGGGACGGCAGTTTAGCTATGCTTGCCCAAATACGACCCTGTTCCAGCAGCGGATGCTCATCTGTGACCACTGGTACATGGTCAACTGCTCCAAGGCGGAAAGCAACTACGCGGCCAACCTGCTGATTG GACAACGCGATAAGCCGTTCGTTCCAGAGGATGAAAATGAGGTTCGGACACCGCGACCGGATCTGCTGGACAGTCCTTACTCAGCAACCTTTGCTGGAGAGCCGATAATGTACAACTTTATCAAG ACCAACACTCCCGCCCCTCAAAACACCATCAGCAACGGGCGCGGCGGCGGCTCATCGAGCTTCACCTCCTCCCGCAAGAATCACCCTCACGCCAAAGCCCCACCCACCGCCTCCAAGGGCAGCCCACCAAAGACAACCCCCACTCTAGCCACCCTCCCCCCTCCACCACCACAGGCACCGCAAGCGCCGGAGATCTTCGAGGAAAGTGCCAGCAACCACGGGCTGCCAATCCACTGGAGCACCCGGTACGCCAAGGAGGACGAGGACGAAGGTCAGAAGACGGTGTCCCCAGCTAGTACGTCGATTCCGCTGAACGCCGAGGAGGAGGAGCTTCAGAGCAACAAGATCAACGGGCGGAGAGAGGTTGTGGTGGGGGGCACGGAGCAGGGTGAAACGCGCGACGAGAGCCGGAACACGCCGGTGAGGTTTGAGAACCGGACGGTTAAGGTTCCGTCGATTCGGTACGAGCCACCGTACACGCCGGAGGAGATTAGCAAGAAGGAGGTGGCGGCTGGGGGGAGTAAGGAGTCGCTTGGGGCTGGGTTTAAGCCGTTTGAGAGTATTTTGAACTTTAACAAGAAGGGAAATCGGAAAGATTATGACTTTTCGAACTTTTTCACGCGGAACGAGAGCATCCGGAATACGGTGCCGACGACGACTTCGACGGTGGCGACGAGTACGACGGCGAGAGCggttacgacgacgacgacgacaagcaGACCAACGAGTAGGATTACGACAACGACTCGTCAGCAGTTTGTGAGCTCCGGCGAGGTCAAGCAACCGGTTCTGTTTGATTTGCAGCCGCCAAAGGCGAACCCGGCGCAATTTGCACCACGTACTGGTTCGGCGTTCCGGCCGGTGATGACGACCACGACTACCGCTGCTCCGAGAATCGTAACGACAACGACCACGACAACCGCCAAGCCCCGAACTTTGTCAGACCCTCGCGAATCTAACCGACCTCCAACCGCTATCCTGTTCAACGCTCCAGCTGCCACTTCCGGTCTGTTTGAGAACCGATTCGCCATCCAGCGACCTCCGGTAGCGGCTCAGGCCAACGTCCCAGTGCCCTCTACCGAGATCCTACCGCCCTTCCCGAACGTGGCCAACTACGACAAGATCAAGACCCGTTACGTCAGCCAACCCGTCTTCACCCGGCAACCCATCACGAACGAACCCTCCGCCGGACCGATCACCTCCGGAATCGACAAACTCCAAGAAGTTCCCCTCATCCAAGTCCGCAAAGACACCATCCCACGACCATTCAGCGTCCCAGCCCCGGCCAACGACCTCCTCCCCCCGAAGAAAGACTACACCTACTACGACGACTCCACCACCAAGGGCCCGCCAATCTACTACCAGTGGAAGTGGTCCATCCCCTCCTTCGGCCTGGAACCACCCCTGGACGCTCCCCTAACCGACGAGGAGAAGCTCCTCACCCAGCTCAACCCCGCCGAATCCGCCGACTCAACGCGCGAGCACAACCAAACCGCCCGCTCGATATCCTCCGAAACGGGGAACCTCGGCGAAAACAACCCCGAACCCTCGACAATCAACAAGCGCAAGATCGCCGCCGCCGTCCCCACCCACAACTACCTGGAACTGCGCCGCAAGCTCGCCATCCCGGACTTTACCTTTCCCCTCGAGGCCGAACCCAGCGATCGCCGGACCGTGTTCGAGCACGACGGCGCCGTCAACTCCTTCCAGATCAAGATCCCGGCGTACGCGCGCAGCGACGACGACAGCACGGCCTGGTACGGCGAGAACGCCAAGTGCCCCGAGTGTCATCCGGCCTTCCTCAGGCCCAACAGCTGCGAGCCGTGCGTCAAAATCCGAAGATAA